The sequence below is a genomic window from Caldanaerobius fijiensis DSM 17918.
GTATCTTACCGGCAAATGGGCTGGCGAAACCCAGCTAAACCAGGTGATGGTTCCTGAGACAAAGATCGTGCTGGAAAGCAGGCGGGGAACTACCAGCCATCATGCAAATCCCTGGTTTGCCCTGGATAAAAATGCGGAGGCTACAGAAGACAACGGCGATGTTTACTTTGGAGCTTTGGCCTGGAGTGGAAACTGGAAAATCGTCATTGAAAGGGACAACTTCAATTTAATTAAAGTCAGTGCAGGTGTTAACGATTTTGACTTTGCGTGGCATTTAAAGCCTGGAGAGAAGTTTGTTACGCCTAAATTTATAGTAGGGTTTTCCAATAAAGGTTTTGGTCAGGCCAGCAGAAATCTCCACTCATATCAGCTTAAATACGTTCTGCCTGAAAATCATAGAAACAGCTTGCGAAAAGTTCTATATAACTCATGGGAGGCTACCGGTTTCGATATAAGCGAAGAAGGACAGATTAAACTGGCAGAAATAGCTGCATCTTTAGGAGTGGAACTTTTTGTGATGGACGATGGTTGGTTTGGAGCAAGGAATAACGATAAAGCTGGCCTTGGAGATTGGTATGTAAATAAAGAAAAGTTTCCCAATGGGCTTAAACCATTAATAGATAAGGTAAACGCCCTGGGTATGGATTTTGGATTGTGGGTAGAGCCTGAAATGGTGAACCCTGACAGCGACCTTTACCGAAAACACCCCGATTGGGTATATCATTTTCCAACCCGAGAGCGAACAGAGGCCCGCAATCAGCTTATATTGAATTTGGCCAGAGAAGATGTAAGGGAATACATATATGACTTTATGGACAGATTGCTATCTGAATATAATATAAAGTTTATAAAATGGGATATGAACCGCAACTTCAGTGAGCCGGGATATCCTTCAGCGCCTGAAGAGGAACAGAGAGAGATATGGGTGAGGCACGTGCAGGGGGTATATGAGATCGTGGATAGGCTCAGGAAGAAGCACCCTGACGTGGTATTCCAGTCCTGTTCAGGCGGAGGCGGAAGAGTGGATCTAGGGATATTGAGGTATTTTGACCAGGTATGGACCAGCGATAACACCGATGCTTTTGATAGGTTGAAGATACAGGAAGGATTTTCTTACGCGTATTGCGCTAAGATAATGGAGGCATGGGTGACCGATGGACTCAACTGGCTCAATGGAAGAAAACTTTCTCTTAGGTACAGGTTCCATTCAAGCATGATGGGCAATCTGGGCATAGGTGTGGATCTAATGAAGCTAAGTGATGAGGAAAAGCAGGAGGCTAAAGAGCTCATAAGCCTGTATAAGGAAATAAGGCCGATTATACAGCACGGTCAGCAGTACAGGCTTTTATCGCCGAGGAACAGCAAGGTTGCTGCCTTTATGTATGTAAGCGAGGATAAGGCTGAGGCAATCCTGTTTACATTCCTTCATTCCAATAGTTTCGGTGACGAACTTCCTGCCATACGATTGAAAGGACTTGACGAAAACGCCCTTTATGCTGTAGAGGGTTATGATAGGGAAATAAGCGGCAAGGCACTTATGAATATAGGCATAAACGTTGATATGAGAGGGGACTTTGACAGTAGACTGATCAGGATTAAAAAGACCGGCAACTAATATGCCGGTTTTTTCGTGTGCAAAGTAATTATATTTTTGTACTTATTAAAATTTATTAATAAATGCGACTTGGTTTTATTGACAAATTTATTTAATGATATATAATAAACTCACGTGTTATTAAAAAAATTTAATAGGTGTATATCTATACGGTAGCTGATACTTTTTGCAATGAAATCATGTTAATACGAAGGAGGATTGCAACATAATGAAAGGTGATGATTTTGCTTTATCGAGGGTTCCTGCTGAAGCACGGCGTCCAATGTGGGAAGTGTTTATGATCCGCTTTGGAGCTGTAGTTACTCTCTCTCAATTTATTGTAGGCGCAACACTTGGTTATGGTATGACGTTAAAGGAAACTTTGATAGCTACATTACTAGGAGCAGTACTTTTAGAAGTTATTAGTTTTTTGTGTGGGGTTGCTGGAACGTGGGAAGGGCTATCTACTTCGCTTTTAACCCGCTGGAGTGGTTTTGGTCGATTGGGTTCGAGTTTAATTGGCCTGATTATTGGTATTTCGTGTATTGGCTGGTTTGGTGTTCAAAATTCGGTTTTTGCTCAAGGTATGAATAAGGCTTTAGGTGGCATTATAGATATTAAAATCATGTCTTTATTAACAGGGCTGGCAATCACTTTGTTAGTAGTCTATGGTTATAAAATGTTGAGCTATACTGCCAACATTGCTGTTCCGGGTTTTTTGCTTGCAATGGGTATTGCTACTTATAGGTTATTGAGTAAATATGACATTAATACCCTTATGAATTCTTCTCCTCCTGGTCCCCACTTAAGTCTTGGTGTTGCTATAACAGTTGTTGCTGGCGGCTTTATGATTGGAGCAGTCATTACACCTGATTTATCCAGGTATAATCGTAATGCTAAAGATGTTTTCTGGATGACGCTTCTCAGTATTTTTGGTGGAGAATTGTTGGTTACTTTTTTGGCAGTTTTGATGTCCCATGCAGTTAAGAGTGCGGATGTTGTGACTATAGCTCTTGATCTGGGAGGATGGCTTGCTGCAGCACTGGTGATATTATCTACTATTAAAATCAATGATTTAAATCTTTATGCTGCTTCTCTAGGGATATCTAATTTTTTGGATGCGGTATTTGGAATTAAGATGAACAGGGCTGTTTTAACGATTATTATTGGACTTTTAGGAACGTTAGGTTCTATATTAGGGATACTGGATAGATTTGTTAATTTCTTAACTATCCTTGGCACTGCAATTCCACCTATTGGAGGTATCATGGTAGTAGATTACTTTATATTAAGAAGATATCGTCATGAATTGGAAGAATCAAGAGAACAGGGCCAGTTGCCTGAAGTTTTGGAAGATTGGAATCCTATCGCCATAGTTAGCCTTGTTATAGCCTTTTTAATTGGGTATTTCTTCAAAGGAGGCTTAAATCCGACATTAAATTCTTTATTAGCTGGGATGATTGTATACTATTTATTAATGAAGTTATACATGGTTATAGTGCCAAATAAAAACGCAAAATTTATCAATGAAAAAATATATTAAACTTTAGGAAAAGGGGAATAGAAATGACTAAGATTGATGTACAAATGGTTGAAGATATTGCAGTCGGAGCTGCACTTCTTGGGACTGGTGGTGGGGGAGACCCCTACGTTGGTAAGCTAATGGCTATTCAAGCATTAAAAAAGAATGGGCCGGTAGAGCTTATTGATGTGGAAGAGGTTCCAGATGAGGCGTTAATAGTTCCTGCAGCGATGATGGGAGCGCCAACGGTATTAGTAGAAAAAATCCCATCAGGGAAAGAAATTTTTAAGGCATTTGACAGTTTGCAAAGCTACCTTGAAGATGAGGTTTATGCCGTTATCCCCATTGAAGCGGGTGGGGTTAATTCAATGATTCCAATAGCCGTGGCAGCAGAGAAAAGGCTTCCGCTTGTAGACGTTGATGGAATGGGACGGGCTTTTCCAGAATTGCAGATGGTTACTTTCCACTTATATGGTATCTCAGCAACACCTATGGTCTTAGCAGATGAGAAAGGTAATTCTTTGTTACTTAATACTATTAATAATTTCTGGACAGAAAGCCTTGCTAGGAATGCTACAGTGGTTATGGGTGGATCAGTTATGGTTGCCATTTATCCAATGAGAGGTAAAGATTTAAAACAGGCCGGCATTAGAAACATAGTAACATACTCAGCCAAAATTGGTCGAGCGATTAGAGAAGCTCGTAAGAATGGCAGTGATCCCATTGAAGCACTTTTAAGTGCTACTGGGGGATATATCCTCTTTAAAGGAAAAATTTCTGATGTTCAAAGGCGCACTACTGGCGGATTTGTTCGAGGTGAAGCCCATATAGAAGGAATTGACCAGTATAAAGGTGAGAGAATGATAATTGACTTCCAGAACGAAAATTTAATAGCTCGTCGCAATGGAAAGATTGTGGCTACAGTGCCTGATCTCATCTGTACGGTAGATGCGCATACAGCGACGCCTATTACAACTGAAGGGTTGCGTTATGGCCAACGGATATTTATTCTTGGCATTCCATGTGATAAAAAATGGAGAAGCGAAAAAGGTATAGCTACCGTTGGGCCGCGTTATTTTGGATATGATGTTGATTACGTTCCTATTGAAGAGCTTATTAAGGAGTAAGGGAGGTAGTAGAAATGGAATATCGGATAGGAATTGATGTTGGCGGTACTAATACCGATGCAGTAGTGGTTGACGAAAATTTGCAGCTGGTAGAAAGCGTGAAGGTTCCGACAACAAAAGATGTTTCCAGTGGGATATTTGAGGCCTTGACTCGGGTTTTGGAAAAAAGCAAGGTTGATCGCAAGAAGATTAAATATGCTATGCTGGGTACCACCCATGCAACCAATGCTATTGTAGAGCGTAAACGGCTCTGCAAAACAGCGATTATTAGAATCGGGCGCCCTGCAACCGAGGCGATTGTGCCCTTGGTTGCCTGGCCTGATGACCTTGTTAAAGCTATAGGAAATTATTATTATCTAATTGCTGGTGGCCACGAATTTGATGGAAGGCAAATAGGTGCATTGGATGAAGATGAACTCAGGAAAATTGCCGCAGAAATTAAAGGCAAAGTGGAGAGCATTGCAATAATTTCGGTTTTTTCACCAGTAAACAATCAGCATGAATTAAGGGCTCAGGAGATACTACGGGAAGAACTTGGTGAAATTCCCATTTCTCTTTCTCACGAAATCGGCTCCCTTGGCCTTATAGAAAGAGAGAATGCTACTATATTAAATGCTGCATTGGTAGAAGTTGCTAAAACTACGGCGAATAGTTTTAAAGAAGCATTGGTTCGTGAAGGGATTACCAATGCGAAGGTGTTCCTTTGTCAGAATGACGGTACATTGATGTCAATAGACTATGCTATACGCTATCCAATTTTGACTATTGCCTGTGGTCCAACCAACAGTATTCGCGGGGCGGCTTTTCTCAGCAATTTTGAGAATGCTATGGTTCTGGACGTAGGTGGTACTACCAGTGATGTAGGTATTCTTGCCCAAGGTTTTCCACGGGAATCCTCAATTGCAGTAGAAATTGGCGGAGTCAGAACTAACTTTAGGATGCCAGATTTGATTTCGATTGGTCTTGGTGGTGGCTCGATTGTTCGGGAAGAGAATGGAGAGGTTAAAATCGGACCTGACAGCGTTGGCTATCGGATAACGGAAGAGGCTCTTGTTTTTGGTGGAAACACGGTTACGGCCACGGACATAGCAGTACGTTTGGGGTTGGCAAATATTGGAGACAGAGAAAAAGTCAAAGATTTACCTTTAGAGTTTGCTAAAAGAGCTTACGATAAAATGCAAAAGATGATTGAAGAAGCGATCGATAAGATAAAAACCCGTAAAGAACCGCAACCCCTTATTCTTGTCGGTGGCGGCAGTATTCTTGTTGGTGATGATATCGATGGTGTAAGTGAAGTAGTTCGACCACAAAATTTTGGCGTGGCCAACGCGCTGGGAGCTGCAATTGCCCAGGTTAGTGGTGAAGTAGATCGCATTTATGCATTAAATGAAATGTCACGCGAAGAAGCAATTGGTGATGCGAAGAAGTTAGCAATATCTGAAGCTGTTAAAGCTGGTGCTGATCCTGCTTCTGTAGACATTGTTTATGTGGAAGATGTTCCGCTTGCTTATCTTCCAGGAAATG
It includes:
- a CDS encoding alpha-galactosidase, with product MIKYDENRKIWVLEARNISYALGVSETGLINNIYFDEKLPYISDYPEARNSRDWASFTSGEGRSKEEYMAWSKIKYTEPCIKATFHDNVRDVVLKYDSFDIKDNTLTVILKDVYYPLEVRLHYTVIEDCDLIERYAEIINKGTQGIRLENVLSGSIYVPRETSYRLSYLTGKWAGETQLNQVMVPETKIVLESRRGTTSHHANPWFALDKNAEATEDNGDVYFGALAWSGNWKIVIERDNFNLIKVSAGVNDFDFAWHLKPGEKFVTPKFIVGFSNKGFGQASRNLHSYQLKYVLPENHRNSLRKVLYNSWEATGFDISEEGQIKLAEIAASLGVELFVMDDGWFGARNNDKAGLGDWYVNKEKFPNGLKPLIDKVNALGMDFGLWVEPEMVNPDSDLYRKHPDWVYHFPTRERTEARNQLILNLAREDVREYIYDFMDRLLSEYNIKFIKWDMNRNFSEPGYPSAPEEEQREIWVRHVQGVYEIVDRLRKKHPDVVFQSCSGGGGRVDLGILRYFDQVWTSDNTDAFDRLKIQEGFSYAYCAKIMEAWVTDGLNWLNGRKLSLRYRFHSSMMGNLGIGVDLMKLSDEEKQEAKELISLYKEIRPIIQHGQQYRLLSPRNSKVAAFMYVSEDKAEAILFTFLHSNSFGDELPAIRLKGLDENALYAVEGYDREISGKALMNIGINVDMRGDFDSRLIRIKKTGN
- a CDS encoding purine-cytosine permease family protein, which produces MKGDDFALSRVPAEARRPMWEVFMIRFGAVVTLSQFIVGATLGYGMTLKETLIATLLGAVLLEVISFLCGVAGTWEGLSTSLLTRWSGFGRLGSSLIGLIIGISCIGWFGVQNSVFAQGMNKALGGIIDIKIMSLLTGLAITLLVVYGYKMLSYTANIAVPGFLLAMGIATYRLLSKYDINTLMNSSPPGPHLSLGVAITVVAGGFMIGAVITPDLSRYNRNAKDVFWMTLLSIFGGELLVTFLAVLMSHAVKSADVVTIALDLGGWLAAALVILSTIKINDLNLYAASLGISNFLDAVFGIKMNRAVLTIIIGLLGTLGSILGILDRFVNFLTILGTAIPPIGGIMVVDYFILRRYRHELEESREQGQLPEVLEDWNPIAIVSLVIAFLIGYFFKGGLNPTLNSLLAGMIVYYLLMKLYMVIVPNKNAKFINEKIY
- a CDS encoding DUF917 domain-containing protein, producing MTKIDVQMVEDIAVGAALLGTGGGGDPYVGKLMAIQALKKNGPVELIDVEEVPDEALIVPAAMMGAPTVLVEKIPSGKEIFKAFDSLQSYLEDEVYAVIPIEAGGVNSMIPIAVAAEKRLPLVDVDGMGRAFPELQMVTFHLYGISATPMVLADEKGNSLLLNTINNFWTESLARNATVVMGGSVMVAIYPMRGKDLKQAGIRNIVTYSAKIGRAIREARKNGSDPIEALLSATGGYILFKGKISDVQRRTTGGFVRGEAHIEGIDQYKGERMIIDFQNENLIARRNGKIVATVPDLICTVDAHTATPITTEGLRYGQRIFILGIPCDKKWRSEKGIATVGPRYFGYDVDYVPIEELIKE
- a CDS encoding hydantoinase/oxoprolinase N-terminal domain-containing protein; this encodes MEYRIGIDVGGTNTDAVVVDENLQLVESVKVPTTKDVSSGIFEALTRVLEKSKVDRKKIKYAMLGTTHATNAIVERKRLCKTAIIRIGRPATEAIVPLVAWPDDLVKAIGNYYYLIAGGHEFDGRQIGALDEDELRKIAAEIKGKVESIAIISVFSPVNNQHELRAQEILREELGEIPISLSHEIGSLGLIERENATILNAALVEVAKTTANSFKEALVREGITNAKVFLCQNDGTLMSIDYAIRYPILTIACGPTNSIRGAAFLSNFENAMVLDVGGTTSDVGILAQGFPRESSIAVEIGGVRTNFRMPDLISIGLGGGSIVREENGEVKIGPDSVGYRITEEALVFGGNTVTATDIAVRLGLANIGDREKVKDLPLEFAKRAYDKMQKMIEEAIDKIKTRKEPQPLILVGGGSILVGDDIDGVSEVVRPQNFGVANALGAAIAQVSGEVDRIYALNEMSREEAIGDAKKLAISEAVKAGADPASVDIVYVEDVPLAYLPGNAVRIRVKAVGNLI